From one Lactiplantibacillus paraplantarum genomic stretch:
- a CDS encoding DUF1801 domain-containing protein, producing the protein MPSRVKVTDTNDYITKAAITTQPILRTLDQLITTELPDFTAKIKWNLPFYEHGKQYVSIAAYKAHVSLSIATDLDDKTLAAAKTAGYATGQKRLNIQLNQPVPTELVKQVLQLIA; encoded by the coding sequence ATGCCTAGTCGAGTCAAAGTCACGGATACCAACGATTACATCACCAAAGCCGCCATAACGACACAACCAATTTTGCGCACGCTTGACCAGCTTATCACGACTGAATTACCTGATTTCACTGCTAAAATCAAGTGGAATTTGCCCTTTTATGAACATGGCAAACAATACGTCAGCATCGCAGCTTATAAGGCTCACGTCAGTCTTAGCATTGCGACCGATCTTGATGATAAGACGCTCGCCGCTGCTAAAACGGCTGGCTACGCGACTGGTCAAAAGCGGCTTAATATTCAGTTGAACCAACCCGTTCCAACTGAACTAGTTAAACAAGTCTTACAATTAATTGCTTAA
- a CDS encoding SDR family NAD(P)-dependent oxidoreductase produces MAQTWLITGTSSGFGKALATIVAQNKDTNLVAAARHLDDLAYLDAFDAKRIEKVVIDVTDEDQIKAGVAKAIERFKTIDVLVNNAGLGYFATIEESDMDQVRYMFEVNVIGLANMTRAVLPTMRRQRSGVIINLSSALALTTLPTMGYYSATKYAVEGYSDTLRQEVADLGIRVMTVEPSGARTQWSGRSSQKVVPTIKDYAAFSDSVASVADSVTQAPGNPKRIAQVMFAQANASEIPAHLPLGDFAYHGGLANLQGLVTEIQSRENISLSTDD; encoded by the coding sequence ATGGCACAAACATGGTTAATTACAGGAACTTCGAGTGGCTTTGGTAAGGCATTAGCCACAATCGTCGCGCAGAATAAAGATACGAACTTAGTGGCAGCGGCCCGGCACTTAGATGATTTGGCTTACTTAGATGCTTTTGATGCTAAGCGTATTGAAAAGGTTGTCATTGATGTTACCGATGAGGACCAAATTAAAGCGGGCGTTGCTAAGGCCATTGAGCGTTTTAAAACCATCGATGTTTTGGTCAATAATGCTGGCTTGGGTTATTTTGCAACAATTGAAGAGAGTGACATGGACCAAGTTCGGTATATGTTCGAGGTCAATGTGATTGGATTAGCGAATATGACCCGGGCTGTGCTCCCTACGATGCGCAGACAACGTTCGGGTGTGATTATTAACTTATCATCGGCATTGGCTCTAACTACTTTACCGACGATGGGGTATTACAGTGCAACCAAGTATGCCGTTGAAGGTTACAGCGATACGTTACGCCAAGAAGTAGCTGATTTAGGTATCCGGGTGATGACGGTTGAACCTAGTGGCGCCCGGACGCAGTGGTCAGGTCGTTCTTCACAAAAGGTCGTGCCGACAATCAAGGATTATGCGGCTTTTAGTGATTCAGTTGCAAGCGTAGCTGATTCTGTAACACAAGCTCCTGGCAATCCAAAACGTATTGCGCAGGTAATGTTTGCACAGGCTAATGCAAGTGAAATTCCAGCACACTTACCACTTGGTGATTTTGCCTATCATGGCGGTTTAGCAAATTTACAAGGATTGGTGACTGAAATCCAATCACGCGAAAATATTTCGTTGTCAACGGATGATTAA
- a CDS encoding GNAT family N-acetyltransferase — protein sequence MQIKTSNQIDSLVYADAITIRRAVFVTEQHIDEALEIDTVTPATWHYVLYDDQGQAVATARVTPSDAQTGHVQRVATLKAARGRGYARKLLQRIAADGVERGWRQLTLGAQVTAQEFYTQLGYQPQGEPFMEAGLRHQTMTLMLS from the coding sequence ATGCAAATTAAAACAAGCAATCAAATTGATTCATTGGTGTATGCTGATGCCATTACGATTCGTCGAGCGGTATTTGTTACTGAACAGCACATCGATGAAGCTTTGGAGATTGATACGGTCACGCCGGCAACTTGGCATTATGTTCTGTATGATGATCAAGGACAAGCGGTGGCCACTGCACGGGTGACTCCCAGTGATGCGCAGACAGGCCATGTTCAACGGGTCGCAACGTTGAAGGCAGCTCGTGGGCGGGGCTACGCACGAAAATTACTGCAACGAATTGCTGCCGACGGTGTTGAGCGTGGCTGGCGCCAATTAACATTGGGAGCCCAGGTTACCGCGCAAGAATTTTATACACAATTGGGTTACCAACCACAGGGTGAACCGTTTATGGAGGCCGGATTACGGCATCAAACTATGACATTGATGTTATCATAG
- a CDS encoding magnesium transporter CorA family protein, producing the protein MIKVHELSDDFRWVAVNNYTENDYHQLVSEEHVTDEMLGYATDQHERGRLEYDAKSAITTIIFDVVTEDDDEGTYTAQVSFMLIDHTLLTFTTDNTIFVENMLADEIDADWEDVLHPYDHIFNVLYKLSRQYFSAINKINKQRQDIQMKMKKQIQRSVIIQLMDLETTLVYFLTSLKSNNDMLQSLKRFVPVKFSAAQLERLDDIIVEAQQGLEMANIASDIIGRVSNAYSNILDNSLNNTMWVLTIFSIVLTMPNIVFGFFGQNVDLPFMKNPFGWEITVVIAIALCVLTIWLLRRNSFRK; encoded by the coding sequence ATGATAAAAGTCCATGAATTAAGCGACGATTTCCGTTGGGTCGCTGTTAATAATTATACTGAAAACGACTATCACCAACTCGTTAGTGAAGAACATGTTACGGATGAAATGCTAGGTTATGCAACCGACCAGCATGAACGTGGTCGGCTTGAATATGATGCTAAAAGTGCCATCACCACGATTATTTTCGACGTGGTCACTGAAGATGATGACGAAGGAACCTACACGGCACAAGTTAGCTTTATGCTGATCGACCACACGCTCCTGACATTCACTACTGATAACACCATCTTTGTCGAAAATATGTTAGCTGACGAAATCGATGCGGATTGGGAAGACGTGCTGCACCCATACGACCATATCTTCAACGTCTTGTACAAATTGTCGCGCCAATATTTTTCCGCTATCAACAAAATTAATAAGCAGCGCCAAGACATTCAAATGAAGATGAAAAAGCAAATTCAACGGTCGGTTATCATCCAATTAATGGATTTGGAAACCACGTTAGTTTATTTTTTAACTTCACTGAAAAGTAATAATGACATGCTACAATCACTGAAGCGCTTTGTTCCTGTCAAATTTTCAGCGGCGCAACTAGAACGGCTTGATGATATTATCGTTGAAGCTCAGCAAGGGTTGGAGATGGCCAACATTGCCTCTGACATTATCGGCCGGGTGTCCAATGCGTACTCCAATATTCTGGATAACAGTCTAAATAACACCATGTGGGTGCTCACCATCTTCTCGATCGTACTCACCATGCCCAACATCGTCTTCGGTTTTTTCGGTCAAAACGTCGACCTACCATTCATGAAAAATCCGTTCGGTTGGGAAATTACCGTCGTGATTGCCATTGCCCTATGCGTACTCACCATCTGGCTGCTGCGACGTAACTCATTTCGTAAATAA
- a CDS encoding linear amide C-N hydrolase — MCTSLTYLDTTNQHYFARTMDFPTTTPWRPIFLPRHYQWPTGLATARTTQYAILGGGRAPAHFDSYLMADGINETGLTCAELYLPHAATYANHRQFGKINLTPQAFINWVLGEHQSVATVIADLPLVNLVGASWGDDTGEIYPFHWYLSDSHQSIVIEPTGGPLIAQPNPVGVLTNTPILTDHQCRLNRYLGLAGSQISAATYHAAKQLVQTRQPLPNSPIPTERFIHMAIRRLGTPQLSAQQVPATVFHWLHEVSLPYDARRRNLISHNYTHYRCLITLETRHYRFIPRTTGREQALTLTPKMAATWHAPYLYPTD, encoded by the coding sequence ATGTGTACCAGCTTAACTTATCTTGATACCACCAACCAACATTATTTCGCCCGTACAATGGACTTTCCCACGACTACACCTTGGCGCCCCATCTTTTTGCCGCGTCATTACCAGTGGCCAACGGGACTCGCTACCGCGCGAACGACGCAGTACGCTATTCTCGGTGGTGGTCGGGCCCCCGCTCACTTTGACAGTTATCTCATGGCAGATGGCATCAACGAAACTGGACTGACATGCGCCGAACTCTATCTTCCTCACGCGGCAACCTATGCCAATCATCGTCAATTTGGAAAAATCAATTTAACACCCCAAGCCTTCATTAACTGGGTGCTTGGGGAACACCAATCGGTCGCGACCGTTATCGCAGATCTGCCATTGGTCAACCTTGTTGGCGCATCCTGGGGTGACGATACTGGAGAAATCTATCCCTTTCATTGGTATCTCAGCGATTCTCACCAGAGTATCGTCATCGAACCAACTGGGGGGCCGCTGATTGCCCAACCGAATCCGGTAGGTGTGCTCACCAATACGCCAATACTAACGGATCATCAATGCCGGCTAAACCGTTACTTAGGACTAGCTGGCAGTCAGATTTCCGCAGCAACTTACCATGCAGCCAAACAACTGGTTCAGACACGACAGCCGTTGCCAAATAGTCCCATTCCGACCGAGCGTTTTATTCATATGGCCATCCGTCGACTTGGAACGCCCCAATTGTCGGCACAACAAGTACCGGCAACGGTATTCCACTGGTTGCATGAGGTCAGTCTGCCTTACGACGCACGTCGACGCAACTTGATCAGCCATAATTACACCCATTACCGTTGCTTAATAACCTTAGAAACACGTCATTACCGCTTCATTCCACGAACAACCGGTCGTGAACAAGCATTGACGCTAACTCCCAAGATGGCCGCAACGTGGCACGCCCCCTACCTTTACCCCACTGATTAA
- a CDS encoding MerR family transcriptional regulator, translated as MTYSIGQVANELGVSIDTIRYYDKAGLLPFVQRNSIGRRAFTDNDIHLMRTIVCLKNAGVPVAEIATFIALRLKGDATLTDRYQLLKKHEQDLQQQITDLQDTMSYLKFKEWYYQTATEAGHENIHFVPGTNEVRPELDQEYDQYLKTTGQLDELARFANVKDYRLRRR; from the coding sequence ATGACTTATTCAATTGGACAAGTTGCAAACGAGTTAGGTGTATCAATCGATACGATTCGGTACTACGATAAAGCTGGCTTATTACCCTTTGTCCAGCGTAATTCGATTGGCCGGCGCGCTTTTACTGACAACGATATTCATCTGATGCGGACGATTGTCTGTCTTAAGAATGCCGGCGTACCGGTTGCAGAAATTGCGACTTTTATTGCGCTCAGACTGAAGGGTGACGCGACATTGACGGATCGCTATCAGCTGTTGAAAAAGCACGAACAAGACTTGCAACAGCAGATTACCGATTTACAAGATACAATGAGTTATTTGAAGTTTAAGGAATGGTATTATCAGACAGCCACAGAAGCTGGTCATGAAAACATTCATTTTGTACCAGGTACGAATGAAGTGCGGCCAGAATTAGATCAAGAGTATGATCAATATTTGAAGACAACTGGCCAGCTGGATGAATTGGCCCGGTTTGCGAATGTGAAAGATTACCGCTTAAGACGCCGTTAA
- a CDS encoding VanZ family protein, with the protein MHELITKLYQLALSSHIVSTLLEPVHIVILALPIMTLLLAMIILTVQLRTRQTLSERNLISTYSFIWYLAAAYLLIILPLPTRSSVASLTSAEYNLQPFYFLSQLKALTPFELGDPSTWLAAFKSDTFFQPFFNILLFMPIGAYLKWRHRWPLWLITLTSFSISLFFETTQLTGLYGYYSRAYRMFDVDDLMMNTLGGIVGAWCLHLIPNKWRNRDHSTRLSWRDHPINWRRIGALATDWLMIAAFDTVYFVLVKHFNWPLPHDFRWLYLADIVLFFLLPAWCWQGKTLGGRLLNSQIMTTTGNRANLWQLLIHYGGLYFISLPLLFLDLWLFNRLGNVPSATLNRLDVYLVLVSVILLIVSYDLLLALFSRSHQLWCEKLSRTTVN; encoded by the coding sequence ATGCACGAACTCATTACTAAACTTTATCAACTCGCACTTTCCAGTCACATTGTCAGTACGTTGCTGGAACCCGTGCATATCGTTATTTTGGCTTTACCCATCATGACCTTACTACTAGCCATGATTATCCTGACTGTCCAGTTACGGACCCGCCAAACATTGAGTGAACGTAACCTAATTAGTACCTATTCGTTCATTTGGTACTTGGCCGCGGCCTATTTACTGATTATTTTGCCGCTACCCACCCGCTCCTCGGTAGCCAGTTTGACCAGCGCCGAATATAATTTACAACCCTTTTACTTCTTATCGCAGTTGAAAGCACTCACGCCATTTGAGCTTGGCGACCCTAGTACTTGGTTAGCCGCCTTCAAATCCGACACCTTCTTTCAACCCTTCTTCAACATCCTATTATTCATGCCAATTGGTGCCTACTTAAAGTGGCGTCATCGCTGGCCACTCTGGTTGATCACCCTGACGAGCTTCTCGATTTCATTGTTCTTCGAGACCACTCAGTTAACTGGATTATACGGATACTACTCACGGGCTTATCGCATGTTCGATGTCGACGATTTAATGATGAATACTCTCGGTGGCATCGTCGGTGCTTGGTGCCTGCATCTCATTCCCAACAAGTGGCGCAATCGTGATCACAGTACCCGACTGAGTTGGCGTGACCACCCGATCAACTGGCGCCGAATTGGGGCACTGGCTACCGATTGGCTGATGATTGCCGCCTTTGATACCGTCTACTTTGTCCTAGTCAAACATTTTAATTGGCCACTACCACATGATTTTCGCTGGCTATACCTAGCCGATATCGTCCTCTTCTTCCTATTACCAGCTTGGTGCTGGCAAGGTAAGACGCTTGGCGGCCGCCTGCTCAATAGTCAAATCATGACGACAACCGGTAACCGCGCTAACCTCTGGCAACTACTAATTCATTACGGTGGCCTCTACTTCATCAGTCTGCCACTATTATTCTTAGACTTATGGTTATTCAACCGGCTCGGTAACGTTCCCAGTGCCACGCTTAACCGCCTCGACGTCTACCTCGTCTTAGTCTCAGTTATTTTACTAATAGTCAGTTATGATTTGTTATTGGCCCTATTCAGTCGTAGCCACCAATTATGGTGTGAAAAGTTAAGCCGGACAACCGTCAATTAG
- a CDS encoding TMEM175 family protein — protein MKTDRFQAFSDGIFAILITILVLEFHIPDYRTGHLLAALLAQWPLILSYVFSYFYVGTLWLFHHDYFNMLQRIDRNVNMLNLLMLFSITLLDYPMSLVADALTTGNRQDMQTAFIAYDLIALFISATFYFMYAYLHHHQELKRPGISMAFYATIKFDPVRSVTIYGLAILATFWSVWLGAILLAGGIIFHFFAYLRMSRQLEQAKGDMD, from the coding sequence TTGAAAACGGATCGGTTTCAGGCATTTAGTGATGGTATTTTTGCAATTTTAATTACAATCTTGGTGTTAGAATTTCACATTCCAGACTATCGAACTGGCCATTTATTGGCAGCCTTGTTGGCACAATGGCCACTGATCTTGTCGTACGTCTTTTCATATTTTTATGTTGGTACGCTGTGGCTGTTTCATCATGATTATTTCAATATGCTACAACGAATTGATCGTAACGTGAATATGCTGAACTTATTGATGCTCTTTAGTATTACGTTATTAGATTATCCGATGTCTTTAGTTGCTGATGCGTTAACGACCGGTAATCGACAGGATATGCAGACGGCTTTTATTGCTTATGACTTAATTGCGCTTTTTATTTCGGCAACGTTCTATTTTATGTATGCTTATTTGCACCATCATCAGGAGTTGAAGAGGCCCGGCATTTCAATGGCTTTTTATGCGACAATCAAGTTTGATCCGGTTCGAAGTGTGACGATATATGGTTTAGCTATCTTAGCCACCTTTTGGTCGGTGTGGTTAGGCGCGATTCTACTAGCGGGCGGAATTATTTTTCATTTCTTCGCTTATTTGCGAATGAGTCGGCAGTTGGAACAAGCGAAGGGAGATATGGATTGA
- a CDS encoding MMPL family transporter: MRKLLTPKLLFLFFWGIVVFASILILPNITTFVNEQTALPQDSTTSTKYQQQWGHGLAGTQSLTLVFNNPNGKLSNHQHQQITTTLSKLNRQADDYGINQLRTPTGMTNDRQLLRSNDGSTELALVAVQTSRADLAVIGNQLNNAISINGLTTSVTSTDLIYQQHAQQQRRDLMISMFISSLLSLIILGFIFRSVLVPLLNLLCQAVTLITTVSFITNARLAWHWPLTANAIGLAGLISLILTSLLTWHFMHTYWQSADKLTSTTVSLVTLRRQYRQWLLVLIPILIITLMLSWTALISLASAWTITIAVVLTLLAVPTLNYAFTVLLGDNLFWPGSTTWPSRSRNLWGPIE; this comes from the coding sequence ATGCGAAAATTATTAACACCGAAGTTGCTGTTCTTGTTTTTCTGGGGAATCGTGGTATTTGCAAGTATTTTGATTTTACCGAATATCACCACGTTTGTGAATGAACAAACAGCACTGCCACAAGATTCAACTACAAGTACCAAATATCAACAACAATGGGGCCACGGATTAGCGGGCACCCAATCCTTAACCTTAGTTTTCAATAATCCAAATGGTAAGTTATCAAACCACCAGCATCAACAAATCACGACAACCTTATCCAAACTCAATCGTCAAGCTGATGACTACGGGATCAATCAACTTCGAACACCAACGGGGATGACTAATGATCGGCAGCTCCTGCGTTCCAACGACGGGTCCACTGAATTAGCGCTAGTGGCCGTTCAAACATCCCGTGCCGATTTAGCCGTTATTGGCAATCAACTTAATAACGCCATCTCAATTAATGGACTCACGACAAGTGTCACTAGTACTGATCTAATTTATCAGCAACATGCCCAGCAACAACGCCGCGATTTGATGATTAGCATGTTCATCAGTAGCCTACTCAGTTTAATCATACTCGGCTTTATCTTCCGTTCAGTGTTAGTGCCATTATTAAACTTACTATGCCAAGCCGTCACCCTGATTACGACGGTCAGCTTCATTACCAATGCACGCTTGGCTTGGCATTGGCCACTGACTGCCAACGCCATCGGTTTAGCTGGCTTAATTAGTCTAATACTGACCAGCCTACTAACCTGGCACTTTATGCACACTTATTGGCAATCCGCTGACAAACTAACATCAACAACGGTCAGCCTCGTAACTTTAAGGCGGCAATATCGCCAATGGCTTCTAGTGTTAATCCCAATACTTATCATCACATTGATGCTAAGTTGGACTGCCCTAATTTCATTAGCCTCCGCTTGGACCATTACGATTGCCGTAGTACTGACTTTACTCGCCGTGCCAACACTCAACTATGCTTTTACCGTCCTACTCGGTGACAATCTTTTCTGGCCGGGAAGCACAACCTGGCCATCACGCTCACGCAACTTGTGGGGGCCAATTGAGTAA
- a CDS encoding LTA synthase family protein, whose translation MFTKFRQYVNTRIGFFWLLVLLFWAKTIYAYLTEFSLGVADPLQAFLMLVNPIATTVFLFSLAFYIRKTGVYYYILLFIDALDTILLYANVIYHREFTDFMTVSTITGVSKVSQGLTGSSLALASWGDVLYWADIIVILALVILHRIKQEARPIAKHTAFAYTSAAIAGFGLNLTLAEANRPQLLTRTFDRTYIVKYLGLDAFTVYDGIKDEQTNHQRASAKKSELDTVKDYTESHYAAPNAKMYGLAKGRNVIVIHLESFQQFLIDQKVNGKEVTPFLNKLYHSNATYSFKNFFHQVGQGKTSDAENMLETSTYGLSTGSLFSQLGSDNTFQAAPAILNQRANYSSAVFHGNVASFWNRNNTYKNMGYQYFFDASYFDTTGDKSTGYGLKDKLLFKNSVQYLERLQQPFYVKYITVTNHFPFTLDKEDTTFKTTDTSDSAINGYFQTAHYLDQSIKEFYTYLQKAGLLKNSMIVLYGDHYGLSNSENSTLAPILGKSADDWSSFDSAQLQRVPFMINIPEIKSGKVESTYGGEIDVLPTILHLLGISSKRYIQFGTDLFSKQHDSTVAFRNRDFVTSKYTVLSGKIYDNVTGETIDDDEAVQKTVDKDQKKVDKELSLSDSLNNKNLLRFYTPKGFKKVDASNYNYADGLEKEIQIQNKLAGKSTSLYSKNGNKSTDTLYQTDAPEASHKKTDSTRIKITNPDDTDSTTTSSSNTN comes from the coding sequence ATGTTTACCAAATTTCGCCAATACGTTAATACGCGAATTGGATTTTTTTGGCTACTAGTCCTTCTATTTTGGGCCAAGACCATCTACGCGTACTTAACGGAATTTTCGTTAGGCGTTGCCGATCCACTTCAAGCATTTTTAATGCTCGTGAACCCGATTGCAACGACGGTTTTCCTTTTTAGTCTGGCGTTCTACATTCGTAAAACCGGTGTATACTATTATATTCTGCTATTCATTGATGCTTTAGACACCATTTTACTGTATGCCAACGTGATCTATCATCGTGAATTTACGGATTTCATGACCGTTAGTACGATCACTGGAGTCTCCAAAGTTAGTCAGGGACTCACCGGTTCATCACTTGCATTGGCAAGTTGGGGTGACGTGCTATATTGGGCAGATATTATCGTCATCCTTGCCCTAGTTATTCTTCATCGAATCAAGCAAGAGGCCCGGCCAATTGCGAAACACACTGCCTTTGCCTATACTTCCGCCGCCATTGCCGGCTTTGGTCTCAACCTAACTTTGGCCGAAGCCAACCGTCCGCAACTACTGACCAGAACATTTGACCGTACCTATATTGTCAAATATCTTGGTCTCGATGCCTTCACGGTCTACGACGGTATCAAAGACGAACAGACGAACCACCAACGGGCCAGTGCCAAAAAATCAGAACTGGACACCGTTAAAGATTATACTGAGTCTCACTATGCGGCTCCCAACGCCAAGATGTATGGGTTGGCTAAGGGACGTAACGTCATTGTGATTCATTTGGAAAGTTTTCAACAGTTCCTCATTGATCAGAAGGTCAATGGCAAGGAAGTAACACCGTTCTTAAATAAGCTATACCATAGCAACGCAACTTACAGCTTTAAGAACTTCTTTCACCAAGTCGGTCAAGGAAAAACCTCCGATGCTGAAAACATGCTTGAAACTAGCACTTATGGTCTTTCAACCGGCTCTTTGTTCTCCCAATTAGGTTCTGATAATACATTCCAAGCGGCTCCGGCGATTTTAAATCAACGCGCCAATTATTCGTCAGCAGTCTTCCATGGTAACGTTGCTAGCTTTTGGAATCGTAATAACACTTATAAGAACATGGGCTATCAATACTTCTTTGATGCTAGCTACTTCGATACCACGGGTGATAAGTCAACCGGTTACGGCTTGAAGGATAAGTTGCTATTCAAGAATTCTGTTCAGTACCTAGAGCGCTTACAACAACCGTTCTACGTTAAGTACATTACGGTTACCAACCACTTCCCCTTCACTCTAGATAAGGAAGATACGACCTTTAAAACTACCGATACTAGCGATTCGGCAATCAACGGTTATTTCCAAACTGCTCATTACCTCGACCAATCGATTAAAGAATTCTACACTTACTTGCAAAAGGCTGGTCTATTAAAGAATTCGATGATCGTGCTGTACGGTGATCATTATGGCCTGTCGAACAGTGAAAATTCAACGTTAGCCCCGATTTTGGGTAAATCGGCAGATGATTGGAGTTCCTTTGATAGTGCGCAGCTTCAGCGGGTCCCGTTCATGATCAATATACCTGAAATTAAGAGTGGTAAGGTCGAATCGACTTATGGTGGTGAAATCGATGTATTACCAACGATATTGCACCTACTTGGTATCTCTAGCAAACGCTACATTCAGTTTGGTACCGACCTTTTCTCCAAGCAACATGACAGTACCGTTGCCTTTCGCAATCGTGATTTTGTAACTTCTAAATACACCGTCCTAAGCGGTAAAATTTATGATAACGTGACGGGTGAAACAATTGATGACGACGAAGCGGTTCAAAAAACCGTCGATAAGGATCAAAAAAAGGTCGATAAAGAATTGAGTCTTTCTGATTCACTTAACAACAAAAACCTGTTACGTTTTTACACACCAAAGGGTTTCAAGAAAGTCGACGCTTCAAATTACAATTACGCCGATGGCCTTGAAAAAGAAATTCAGATTCAGAATAAACTGGCTGGTAAGTCAACTAGTCTTTACTCGAAGAATGGTAACAAGTCCACCGATACACTGTATCAGACGGATGCACCAGAAGCTTCGCATAAGAAGACCGATTCAACTCGGATCAAGATTACCAATCCGGATGATACCGATAGTACAACAACTAGTTCTAGTAATACCAACTAA
- a CDS encoding aspartate-semialdehyde dehydrogenase encodes MSGYNVAIVGATGAVGARMIKMVEQTSLPVNSVKLLASSRSAGKQLQFNGQALTVEETVPESFEGIDLALFSAGGSVSKKFAPEAVKRGAVVVDNTSAFRMDPKIPLVVPEVNPEALKLHHGIVANPNCSTIQMVVALEPVRKAFGLKRVIVSTYQAVGGAGNRALKELHDETEAYLKGEEMEAHILPVAGDKKHYPIAFNALPQIDVFEEDGYTHEEWKMIHETKKIMCGGDMDSKDIKVTATCVRIPVPVSHSESVYFEVEDPKATVKGIQDALAAAPGVVLQDDPDNQIYPQAHNAEGSKDTFVGRVRPDQETPQAFHMWNVSDNLLKGAAWNSVQIAETMDKMGLLHVQ; translated from the coding sequence GTGAGTGGATATAACGTCGCGATTGTCGGTGCAACTGGTGCAGTTGGCGCGCGGATGATCAAAATGGTGGAACAGACGAGTTTACCTGTTAACTCAGTTAAGCTTTTGGCATCAAGTCGTTCAGCCGGTAAACAATTACAGTTCAATGGTCAAGCCTTAACTGTTGAAGAGACTGTTCCTGAATCTTTCGAAGGAATTGATTTAGCCCTCTTCTCAGCGGGTGGCTCAGTATCTAAGAAGTTCGCCCCTGAAGCAGTCAAACGGGGTGCCGTAGTTGTCGACAATACGAGTGCCTTCCGGATGGACCCTAAGATTCCGTTGGTCGTTCCTGAAGTTAACCCTGAAGCATTGAAGCTTCATCATGGAATCGTGGCTAACCCGAACTGCTCAACCATCCAAATGGTCGTCGCTTTGGAACCAGTGCGCAAAGCGTTTGGTTTAAAGCGGGTCATTGTTTCGACTTATCAAGCCGTTGGTGGTGCTGGTAACCGGGCTTTGAAGGAATTGCATGATGAGACGGAAGCCTACTTAAAAGGTGAAGAGATGGAAGCCCATATCTTGCCGGTTGCGGGTGATAAGAAGCATTATCCAATTGCCTTTAACGCGTTACCACAAATTGACGTGTTTGAGGAAGATGGCTACACCCATGAAGAATGGAAGATGATCCATGAAACCAAAAAGATTATGTGTGGCGGCGACATGGATAGTAAGGACATCAAAGTAACGGCAACCTGTGTGCGGATTCCGGTACCAGTGAGTCATTCTGAATCAGTTTACTTTGAAGTTGAAGATCCTAAGGCGACCGTCAAGGGCATTCAAGATGCTTTGGCGGCTGCACCAGGCGTAGTCTTACAAGACGACCCTGATAACCAAATTTATCCGCAAGCCCATAATGCAGAAGGCTCTAAGGACACGTTTGTTGGCCGGGTTCGTCCTGATCAAGAAACACCGCAAGCCTTTCACATGTGGAATGTTTCTGACAACCTCTTAAAGGGTGCTGCTTGGAACTCAGTCCAGATTGCGGAGACCATGGACAAGATGGGCCTATTGCACGTGCAATAA